One region of Osmia lignaria lignaria isolate PbOS001 chromosome 7, iyOsmLign1, whole genome shotgun sequence genomic DNA includes:
- the LOC117604479 gene encoding COMM domain-containing protein 3 has protein sequence MELSKNTIDGLNDILNTNTVTDDNFQQILDTAISYISESPAEIRCTVKAANLKPILTKKIVADAACLFIEAARHDLDEENLKTFLCQISSDEQRIKKLCERYVNNKTMIQCQLESIGNNPPHIVDVDWHLDYCVKLDTCNSLGVPLYHVRFSTKEGETMNHVTFSCTIQQLQELVFKLKDAIRYSEKLTNV, from the exons ATGGAGCTGTCAAAAAACACCATTGATGGACTTAACGATATTCTAAACACAAATACTGTTACAGATGATAATTTTCAGCAAATTTTAGATACAGCTATTTCTTACATATCTGAAAGTCCAGCGGAAATAAGAT GTACTGTCAAAGCAGCAAATTTAAAACCAATTTTAACAAAGAAGATTGTCGCTGACGCGGCATGTTTGTTTATAGAAGCTGCTCGGCATGATTTGGACGAGGAAAACTTAAAAACTTTTCTATGTCAAATATCTAGCGACGAACAGAGGATTAAAAAATTATGCGAAAGATACGTTAATAACAAAACAATGATACAGTGTCAATTAGAATCAATAGGCAATAACCCACCACATATTGTTGATGTAGACTGGCATTTAGATTATTGCGTTAAG ttGGACACATGCAATTCCCTGGGTGTTCCTCTGTATCATGTACGATTTAGTACTAAAGAAGGGGAAACAATGAATCATGTAACATTTTCGTGTACGATACAACAGTTACAAGAACTAGTGTTCAAACTTAAGGATGCCATCAGATACTCAGAAAAACTGACTAATGTTTAG